A window of Benincasa hispida cultivar B227 chromosome 9, ASM972705v1, whole genome shotgun sequence genomic DNA:
tcatgtactgttggagcttaagctacatgtccatgagctctccttagtagctcaaaaggatttagttgagaatcagtttttggattaatttgaattgttcaaattaatagaggaatttaattatataattatttcaattttatgtgatataattgtcataatgtatttgatacattatagcttaatgggtgaaaataaatatttgaatgagattcaaatatattttctatgaattggattcacagttattaaatttaatataaatatgatttatattaaatgtcatctaatagagaaaagaaactatagtttatattgtatgtgatacaatattaaaactataggttatatgttatatttgatataacatataatttaatataaatataattcgataagttagttatcatatttatttatattatattattatttgaataataaggaagggagttacaactccctttcccgtcttttctctccacccactttGATGGAGGTGATTATCTTTTATggcaaaaagaataaaagaaaaataattttttttccttcttcctctatgttttgaatgttgttgttgaacgattgagagAAAGTTGTTACAGAAAAGTTCTGTGAGTTTGTCTTATGAGAAAGCTCTCAATCTTTCTCCTCTACATTAATCTTCCCTTCTAAACCAAAATAATCAGAGCcaaccactcctggattctcaccctgagaataccgaggtagcATTGTGGTTGTGTTGGGGTTTTGGTTCGAGAAATTCTTGAAAAAGGTCTTCAAGTTgttcgtgattgttcgagggaGAATCACGAAGAAAGGTTCTttaaaggtgaggtttcttgaaacccattttcgtttaaaagcatgctataatttaattttgaatgcatatctatttgtatgtttactgtaaactttgtattcgataattaatgaaatttggtcgatctgctttcgctcaaggttctcctcatacGAGTTTCCTTCAGCGAATTGATGACTCAACACGAGGTGACACGAACGACTTGGGACGAATCGATGATGTGAAGGCGTGGGATGAATCGATGGTGATGGGTTAAGCAGATTCGATCGATGGTATGGTGGGGCAAGCAAATTCGGTCAACGATGACGGGGAGAGAGATTCGTGGTGGCCatggctgaagaagaagaaaagataaaTATGGAAGGTTATGGATTATAAACCCCTatatgaaaattgatttttccctattttttatatatactgtgatatatatGTATTGTTTTTTTAGCTTTCGtagaaaatttgatatatactgtactatatatcaaatttgatataaacgagtatttgatataaacaagtatttttttttatttagacttattgtattgtgatatatatattgtggtgtaaatgaaatttatgaaaatttgtatattgtggtatatttcatatgTTGGTTTATAATGTGATTTATGTCAAACATCGagtcaatctctaatttataaactgtagtatatatcatatattggttagaatattttcaaatacctaacaaaatgttctaatgtatatttaaaataatcatgaatccATCAAAATGTTCtaaagtatatttaaaataatcatgaatccgTCAAAAAGTTCtaagttatatttaaaatagtcaTTAATccgtaaaaaaaaatcaataaattgatATGTGAAAACCAAcgtaaatagaaaatgaaatttcattaaatacattttttaattgaaaaatagaaaaaaataaaataaatgtattttctctctctaattgataaatgagaaaaactataaatgtattttctctttctATCATTAAAGTAgcttaaaaaataagaatatataaggatatatatatataatgaatataaataaatataaaaaaaggataaaattgtaaaaaaaataacactaaAATACGTTTtcgaaaaaaatcaaatttaaagatatttatgaaaatatatgatGAGAGATAGAGTTGttagataaaaattaaaaaagaaaatgtaaaagGACTCGAAGGGTGGTGGATCATGGGCCCATGGGTTTGATGCATTGCCAACTGTTTTTTGGTCTCAACGCCCTCCAATGAATATAAATTGAATGTGGATGAGACTGTGTGCTAATGGAAACGGAGACAGGTCTCGCTTAGGTTCGGGCGAAATTGGACTCCAAAATATTTGAAGTTGCAAGTCCCATCCATTGGCACGTCTCATGCTCCAGTAATCCCACACTCAATTATGGCCGGAAGATTGTCCTCTATAGGCGCATTGCATTATCTTTCAAGATTTGCTTTTAGAAAAATTCCTAAAATTATGTTTCGTAAATTTCAGTTTAAATTTAGagtatttgataaataaatacaaaaatagaTTTTAGATGTAATGACTAGGATAgatttataatttctttttttgtaatttagaattttaaataattgtttagtatgataaattttgtttgttatagactagttttcaaatattaaggaaaatagttttatttaaatgaatatggtatactttttttttaaaaaaaaattgatgtgtttaactcatgaaaaataaatatatatatatatatattttaaaaaaagaataatagaaaatatatttgattagACGAGgaatagataaatatataaaataaatcttcaaggtataaaattcaaaaataaatattaattaaaaatcctATCTGATTTCAGGAGAATTTAAAAGTCAAAAGGATTCTAAAGTCGACGTGAAATTAGCTTATTTTTAAAAGTGACtttaacatatttaatttgaatctgtTTTACCAAATGCAGAAAATAGTTAAGATTTGGAAAATACCTTTTTGATATAGTTAATGCAATGCCGAAcgtaattttaattgattaagacaTATATACTCGATTAAGAAATTAAAGGTTTAAATCTCTCACCTTAGGTAGTTAActctaaaaaagattaaattattagAAATACATCATTTAATATGgagaataaataatatataaaaaaatgaatgtaGTAAATAATATCTCTAATCAAAGTTTTTGATAGGCTTGTTTGTGGTTAATCTGAAATGTTCAGGCTAAGTGAGACTTGTACTCTTTGTTAATAGGAGTTTGAAATCCTCTACttcaaatacatatatatatctcTATAAAAAGAAGTTGGTTTCTTTTAGAAAAAGTGATAGGTCACAATAGTAGTtatataacataaaaaaaatgtgacCAATTAAGCATCCTAAGATTATGTCTTTATCCTATAATAGATTGACCGAGCATTCATAGGGAGAAAACAATCATATATCGTATCAAATCTCTTGATTTCTTATACATATAATATGTCAATCAAGCTATGCTTGTTTTGACATTTAAATTAACCATATGCCATTTTAAgttgataatttttattttttcccaccactcaatatttttaaattttagctaacatttgaaaagtaaatatttaaaaGCTACTTCTATTATTTAGTAATTATAacttaattagaaaaaaaaaacattatcatcggctttattgtttttgtttttatttgatataaattatgtCTTTTAGTCCAAAATCATCCACTATATTAAGATGATGGCatgaaaaacaaatatattaaatttatgcccaaaaagctaatatttattctaaaaataaaaaatatccttaaacacAACTATCCAGCAACTATTCTTTGtcaaaaagggggaaaaaaagatatttttgctattattctctcattttaAGACCAACAATATTTACccttcaaataaaatattaactttttacggtttttttttagtatattaaCTTTTTACGATTTAAATTCTTACATTCTGTACCAAACACGTTTGAAAGTAGTTAAATAAGGTCATAGTTCAATGCCTTTGCAAAAAAGGTCATAGTTCAATGTCACAAAGTGACCCACAACGCAAAAATCGATATAAAACCCAACTAAAAATAACTCCTAATTAAGAtaacttattttataattggTCTAAAAAGTCCTTGTCTCCCAACATAATACATTCTttttatgagaaaaaaaaataggactTTTTGGCAAAATAcaacacatttttttaaaaaataaaatcagtaAAAGCTTAGACAAATTGGTCGAAAGTCCAAATTCCTTTACACTGCAATTATTTCCTTccaaattattaataattaaaaagagcctacaaaaaggcattCCGTATGGCAGAAAGTgacagtttttttttatttgttctgGCCGGCCCGACCATTCCCGGTTCATAAACTCAACCCGAGTTAAACCGGAACTACATGTCGCAAGACTCGCACGTGTCCCACGTGCCATCgtctttaagaaaaaaaaaaataaaaaaaaataaaggggaAAAACATAGAAATCAGGATTTGAGCCATTTTCGTTATTTTCCGTCTCTCGCTCGATGTGGGGGAAGGTTTCACAGACGACAAAACGAGGGTTTTGTGTAAAcggaaaagagaaagaaagaaagctcAAGTTCTAGAGAGAGAAAATCCTCATTCATCAACCAGAGGAGAGAGAAATTCGGAGGAGGAGTTTTTGGAGCTCCTGTTTCTCGACCAGTCTGAAGCTAGGGTTTCGAGTTTTGTTGTCAAGGCAAGAAACTCATACTGTTGCGTTTTgtgcattttcttttttatatttactCATTCTTAATTCCTTCTTCATTTTATATCCTAATCGCTATCCGCGGATTAATTTACACAATCTcctattcaaattttcatttcattttcattcacGCTGGTTCTTCGTTTAATGGCTGTAAAGCAGGGTGATATCGTTTGttaatttccattttctctcctTTCTAACCTATCATTTCATACTGAGATACGTCCATAGGTGGTAGTTTCTAAATCTCGTTTGGCTTTTTCTGGGAATACGGACGAGCTGCTTACTTAACTCTGGTtgttattttgaattattgtcGTCTTACCCATCGAGTTATATTAGTAGCTGGATGTTTTTGCAATTTCATGATTTAGTGGATAACAATTATCATTTTCCCTCCTTAGCGGGTCTTTTAAAGTGGGTTTTGTCCTTGATTGTGGCACTGGGTACTGGTTTGAATTTTGTAGGTAATCGATGTTTGGAATCTACATAACAGTGGTGGGTTGTTTTCCAAATCACGATTCATTGGTACATCGTGTTTAATTTTgcttttttgaaagtttaacaGGGACGATGTTCTTGCTCGTCACCGTCCATTCTTTTGGGGAATATATTGAAAATTCCTACAATAGTCAAATAGGTTTTCTAACTGTTACTCTTATTATCTAAATCCACTGCTTAATGTGTTTTCTAAATCCACTAGCCAAGTTGCTGGGAGAGAGTTCTCTCTACTCGGCCCTTAGGTTGTCCTTGTCCTTTTGGACTAAGTTCTTGAtgtttcttatttaaaaaaaagaaaagaaaagaaagagtgATTTGGATGGAATACTGTCGTTCTGCTGTAGTTTCTAGGTACATCTCTCAGGGTCTGTAATCAATATGAACATTGGTATACTAGACTGAGAAAGAAAGTCTTTCTTTTGGTTTCTTTGTTAATATCATACTTGTTGCTTGCTGAATACTCTTGAAGTTCTAGCATCAAGGCAGTTCAGGTGCAAGATCAATTTAGACACTATACTGTCTTAATTCTTACAATTCTTAcaattaattgataatttttaatttttaacttacTAGTATAGATATAGGACTGAGATGCAAttgaactatttttttttctttttattttgatttagatttttagCTTATGGACTTGAAATACTTTTCTTTGTGTAGTGTGTACTTTATCCCAGGTGTATTGATAACATATTTTAATTACCAAGGCTTCATTTCTGGCCTTTTATAATTGGgatattatatttttgttgtgtaGAACAATAGGACATTTATCTGCTATTCCTGTTTGAACATTCTTATATATGATTGATGGCCCCCCGTCCTTTTCTTGTGTGGTAACATATAGCTGTTTTTTGCTGCTTCTTATACTATACTTGGTGTAAAGTTTTTAATTGTCACCTCATAAATCAATCGATGACCAAATGTTGGTGTTAAGTTAGGAATCTCTCTTGATTGACACGTATTTTGCCTTTATTTGCAGCATTGTTTCATAATTTTGACCTGCTGGTCTGCTAGATGGATGAAAAGGTTCTCTCATCTCATGCTCTCAAGGATGGTATATGAAGCATGATGACACTTGAAGACTTTTTCACCTTGACTGAAATAAAAAATGGGCTTACAGCCCCATGCAGAGTTGAGGAGTTGATCAATGTTATGCAAAAGGAGAAGGATTGTTTTGTGAAGAATGTTAGCGATGCAACTAGGCACTGGGCTGCTGTTGCAGGTGCTATTGCTGCTACAGAGAATAAAGATTGTCTTGATCTTTTTATCCAATTAGATGGACTGAGCTTCATTCAAAGATGGCTTAAGGATGCTCAAAAGTTTAGTAATGATACAAGTGATAGCACCGTGGAAGAGTCTATCATTGTTTTGTTACAAGCACTTAAAAAGCTACATATAACTGCTGAGAAATCTATTTCTTCTGGGATTTTGTTTACTATTAAGGGTCTTTATGAGAATACTGACCATGGAAAATCTAGATTTGGGAAAGAATTGAGTGTACTTCTTGATAGGTGGATGCAGGAGATTAATGATAAAGACTTGCTTCGTGATGCAGAACACATTGTACATTATGATGAAGAGAATTCAAATCTTGCTCGTGGAGCAGGAAGGTCATCTGCTTCAGGTGCATCTGTTTCAAGAGAATTATCCAGTGATGGAAAACAAACAGCAGAACCTGTTGGGGACAAGATATTATCCTCTGGAAGCTCTGATGCACTTCACCTAGATAAGATTGAGGATTCAAAGGTTCAATCTCCAAGAAACGAGCTCAACTCTCATTCATTTTCTGGAAATTCAGTTGTGAGAGATAGATCTCCAGATTTAGCAACAAACTGTGCTGTTATGTTGGCACCGATCGAGGATGTTTTGAAGAAGGATGAAACTTCTCTATGTTCTGTTGGAGGAGGAACTTCAGTTAGTGTGGCTTCAGCTGCGAGGGAAGGCAGCGATAATGAACAGTTAGCTGGTTTAAAGAAGTCGAATGAGTCACCAGAGCTTGAAAACCATGTGAATAAGATTGATGGCTCTTCTGGTAGGTCATGCGTGACAGAGAAATCAGATAACTCTTCACATTCTCCCATGCAGGATCCCGGAAGTGTTTTGGAAGGTTTTGATGCTGCAAATGGTGAAGAATCTGCTAAGGAAGCTCCAGCTCAACAAGATAATGATGGTCTTGACAATGCTGGTGCTCGTCAGCGTAGTTCTAGTCTAGATAGTGAGAGAGTTTCCACATTAGATTCAGCAAGTGGGATATCTGATAAAAAGACAAATTATGCTAGCATGACTGTGTTCAAACCTGCAGGCTTAGATACTGACCGTTATCGAAGTACTCTGCGGGATTTGTCTATGAATGGGAGTCTAATAGGAAAATTTGAGGAACGTGGGGCTTCTTTTTCGAGGATGGAAGACTTTGGGCAAGTAAAGGGAGACAGACAACGTCGGAGAAAGGAAGATGACGGTGGAATAACTAATTCTGTTTTttccaaaccaaaattaaatcccAAAACTTCAAATATAATTGATAATAGGTCAGACATGGAACTTGAATATGGGATAGTCGATGCTCTGGAGGTTGCTCGGCAAGTAGCTCAAGAAGTAGAAAGAGAAGTGGTCGAATATAGAGAGCCATCCTGCAGCTCTTCTTCTGATAAAGTTTCTGATGGTGGAATTAGGCAGCTGGGTAAACCAGACTCCGTGTCGGAAAAACAGGACCTGCCAGCTGATCTCCAAGGAAGGGAGGTCCAATCTGCAAAAAGTCATGTTGCTGAATCATATTCTGATGCGGAGACATGCTTAACCCATCCAGATAATTTAGATACTCAACCagaaaatttaaatgaaatggAATCCTCCATGGTTACCGAAGCAGCTCGAGGGGCAGAAGCAAGTACAGAAAAAGGATTTTGTGAATTTGATCTAAATCAAGACGTATTTAATGATGATGCAGAGCAGTTAGCAACTCCAGTGTCTTTACCGGTATCTGTTATCTCTGTTTCAAGACCAGCTGCTTCTTCTGGATTGCCTATAACACCTTTGCAGTTTGAAGGGGCGCTTGGATGGAGAGGCTCTGCAGCCACTAGTGCTTTCCGGCCTGCTTCTCCACGTAAAGTTCCTGACAGTGATAGAACGCTTTCTAGTGGGGGAAATTCTGATAGTTCAAAGCAGAGGCAGGATTTTCTTGACATTGATTTGAATGTGGCTGAGACTGGAGAAGAAACCAGGAAACAAATAGGATCATCTTTCCCACAATCCGGAGAGTTTTTAGTTGAAAGCGGACCAAGAAGATCTGGCGGACTAAAGCTGGATCTTAACTGTGTCGGCGACGATGTTGATGCTCCAGCATCAGATTTGAGATTGGAGGGACTCTTCAACAATCAGAATAGCTACAGTGCTTCTCCGGCCTGCTCTTCATCATCGATGCAACCTCTGGTAAGGaatattgatttgaatgatAGGCCATATGTTCAAGGTGATGCTCCAGATCAAGGCCCTGGTAAGTATAGTCAAAATGCAACTGCATATGGACGGCCTAATTCGGATGCTTCTGTTATTTCCATTATGGGTACAAGGGTGGAAGTCGGTAGAAAAGATTTTCCCTTTCATGCCTCATCGTTGCCAAATGGCAGAACTGTTGAGCCAACTGGAATGGGTGCTACTTTGGCAAGGACAGGAGATATACTAGGGATGAATTCTGCAGTTTCTTTCCACCAGACTCCTTTTATTGGTTACAATGGATTGACACCAGGGCCAACCATTTCATTCTCAACCATGTATGAACCTAGTGGTTCAATGCCTTACATGGTTGATTCAAGAGGAACTGCTGTTATGCCTCAATATATGGGCCCTATGTCAGCAGTTCCGCCTTCCTCTTACTCACACCCACCGTTTATCATGGGCATGGCAGATGCACAGCTCACTCCCAACGGTGTTGTTGCTCACTCGCGTcctaaatttgatttgaattctGGATTAAGTGATTCTGGGGGTTTAAAACAGCTTCTATTCCCAGGTCATCTCCGATCAGTGGAAGAGCAGTTGAGACAACCTTCAAGTTCTGGAGTTGGTTCTAAAAGGAAAGAACCCGATGGCCCTGATGGTGGTTGGGAAGGGTATTTACTAAGCTATAAACATCAGCAGCCTCCATGGAAACAGTAATCCGTCCTCTCATGATCTCGTTCTCGCTTCGCACATTTCGTTAATCCACAAAAGTATACTGATGATCACTGCCAGAAAATGATTCATACAAGGAGGCTGAACCCATTAGCCATAGTGGTGGGGATGGGTTTGATTTATGACTAAATAAAGCTGGGTAATTGTGCTGTTATATGATTCACGAGTTAATTGTTGAGGGAAAATTTAGGggcttttttttcttcttcttcttcttttttttttttttttttctcgggttcttatatattttattttcttttttttatctcatggtGTTTTCATAGAAAGGCcattgcaaaaagaaaaaaagaaggcgGCTTTGGTACATGTAGCTGTGTATTTTATTCCATACATATCACAGAATTTTAGCATTAGGGTCTTTACATTTTAGCTAAAGATGTATGAATGGCATAGAGAGCGTTGAGTTTATCCCAAATGGTGCCTATTGCAATTCAGATAAGAACCAACATATATCACATACTAGTTGACACCACCCTATCCATTATTCTTCACATTACTAAGAATAGAAACTACAATGACCATCTGTATCTTCTATTCATTATTTGTGATGCTATCTATCCTTTTCTTTCGATTTACAATCATTACGTCGTTATGAGCTTGTTTGAAATAACTTTCTAAATGTTTTAGTCATTCCAAATAGGTTTTATGTCGTCTCGTTTCGAATATCAATCTTAAAAGTCTTCCATTTTGAAGTCTTAGTCTCTGTTTTTCAACCTTCGAGCACGACCAATTTTGCAACTCATTCTATCCATTGTGGGCATGGAGAGAAATGGAAGCAACTAGCAAAGGTAGATATCACAAATAAAGTTGTATTTTTTTAGACGATTAATCTCTTTCtgaaaaatggttaaaaataGTACTATCAACTTATCTTTTAAAACTCGGtgttaaatttgtttttcttgtgGATCTTAGATGAGATCGACCATCGAGATTTAGAATGTTgagattttattcattttttcaaatattaaataatctatccaaatcttataccaaattttatgttttcatgattatatgaatttctaaatttttaaatgaatttatcaattagattttttatgattgcattttaatttttaaaattttggaaagatcaaaatttgcaaaaaaatgtaagatatgaaaaatatataaaatcgggGCATTAATCTGTTTGCTGATCTTAGTGTTAATCTACCTGAGATTCATATCgagattttgtatattttacgtattttatctttttttttttttaaaaaaaaaattaatctttccaaaagtttgaaaataaaaatcattcaCATGAGATCCATCCAAAAAATtcatttggataattaatatattgatttggaaattagaaatttaGGTAAAGATTTAAAAAACTATGTAAGATATCAATATAatagaatttggagaaaatttgaaaatatataataatataagatttagAAGATTACATAATCTTTtggaaaaattactaaaatctcGGTGTAATCTCGgatcaaaacaataaattttttaaccaaatatttaggggtgtacatagtccAGGTTGGGTcgggttggaagatttttatggACCAAccaaaaaatttgggttggctaataatgaacagttcttttttggagggtcaacccaacccaaaatttccgGATTGGGTCaccggttttttttttttaaaaaaaattaactgtttttttaaattttatttatttatatatatacaatcgGGTCGGGTCGGGTTGAACCGACCCTGAAATGGGGTAACTTgagacccaacccgaatttaatatttttttaatatttttaacccaaccctTGCGGTTTAGGTTGGGTAGTCCGGATTGGTCGGGTTagagttttttgaacacccctataaATATCGGTGGTCGATCTCACGcgaaatgaacaaaaaaatgtgctaattttgtaagataaaaacttaaaaagatgTTTTATAATTTCactctttttccttcctttctttctttaattaagCTACCTAAGCAAGAGGACCATACTTTTATCTTCTAAACTATGTTACCTTTAGCATTTTCTTTAAACGCTGCATTTCAAACATTTGGGCCTCAACCTACTTTCTATAACCACTTGCTTGCCTGCTCATGCAATTGGGCTTCATACGTCTCCTCCATTTTCCCCCGGCAAGTTGGCCGATTTACTAACTTTTGTATCCGTCTGAAATCCATATTAAAACAATGCTACTTTATTTCTATTTGAATTAAGACCTTACTTCTATGtatgcatgaataattaatttgattttgtttgttttcaaaAGGGACAACTAAGTGAAGAAACTACCACTTAACCaaccatatataattaataaacaacttgagattaaaataatatcaaaCTCTACCATCCACATCCCatactttataatatatattatccaAATCATTAGCTGTGATACGACGACTGAAATCATCAATTTCGGTTTTATGTATTTTTACAGCACTAATAGAATGTGACATAAACCATAATTAAGAGTAAACTTAATTTAACAATATTGAATTCTGTCCCCCAATACCAACAAATGAATCCCAATATCattattttgtttcttctttaacTAATTATAAAGAATTGTAACATAATCTGAAAAAGAATTccctaaatatataaaaattctGTCTTCTCTGTCAGCTTTCGCCTAGAAGGTGGGTGGATTGGTTGGCTTCCCCTATTAACGTGTGCGGTTGAGCCTTTTCAATCATGACTCACATCCACATCACCTGGGCCTTTAATATGGGGCCCGGCCCACCCACTTGGCCCATCATGCAATTCAACGAATCAAAACTCAAAGCTGTGGGCTCCACATGTGACACGATACTCCCAGGCAACAATGGGCCGAAAATCCCTCCACCACTACAGTCGGTCAAAAGAGTTGCCGAATTTGAAGAATTGCCACCGTGGCAACGACCACTCCAAGAATACGGCGGAGCGTGGTTCTCGACGCGCCGCTTAAATCATACTCGGCCCCTTCGTAAACCATTGTACCGTTGCCCCCGTTGCCGCCGTTGATCGCCGGCGTGTTTGTGTTGTGATTGTCCGTTGATTTCTGACTGCACCCACAAAAACAAACCAAACAATAAACTCAGTTTTACTGACGCAGCATAATCAAGTGACAACGTGTCATATATTTAGTGGACCGTCATGCAGTGTTTTTGACCGTTGCGTAATCATAAAAGGCTAAAAATTCGTGCCGAATTATAACACCTCGTGTTGCGCGATTTAAGCGCCCGttgaatcttaaaaaaaaaataaaaacccacgTGAAAATTCTATTCTCTCGAgatgattaattaaactcaaTCGCCGACTTCAACGGTGTCGCCGCCCCACGATCTCCACCGTGAAACATGTCGGCTAAAGAGCAATAAAATGACCAAACTACCCTTTTAAATCGTACGTGGCACAATCATTGATGAACAAGATTCCCTATGTCAAGAAATCATGAATGCTTCCCGTTAACGTTCAGATTTAATGGAATTTGTCAGAGCATGTAATGTACGAAAATACCCTCTATTCTTATGAAAGTCAAAGGGGAGAATTATGTAAATTTACCTAGTGTTGGGTGATGGGCAGAATGTAATAATATAATCAGCGTCGGCACATGTAAACGTGCTGGTTTTATCATCGTAAGCGTAGCTATAAGCGCGTGGGCACGCGTTTTTAAACACTTGCGAGTATTGAGAAGGTTTGCAAGTATCGGGAGTCGCGTACTCGCCACTACAACAAAACTGCGGCTGGTTAAACGCTTCACACGCGCTTTTACACGCGACGTTATCTCCGCCGTCAACACTCATAACCTTGAGCTCTGGAGGACACGCGCCGTTCAAATCCACAACGCATCCCGTGCTCACGCA
This region includes:
- the LOC120087122 gene encoding thaumatin-like protein 1b, coding for MATQISFLLYLLPILISVSGVFSTTFSIVNQCDYTVWPGILSNAGVPPLPITGFVLAAGESKTISAPASWGGRFWGRTHCSQDSTGKFSCLTGDCGSDKVECSGNGAKPPATLAEFTLDGSNGLDFFDVSLVDGYNIPMLVVPQGGTGEKCVSTGCVVDLNGACPPELKVMSVDGGDNVACKSACEAFNQPQFCCSGEYATPDTCKPSQYSQVFKNACPRAYSYAYDDKTSTFTCADADYIITFCPSPNTSQKSTDNHNTNTPAINGGNGGNGTMVYEGAEYDLSGASRTTLRRILGVVVATVAILQIRQLF
- the LOC120087121 gene encoding uncharacterized protein LOC120087121, coding for MMTLEDFFTLTEIKNGLTAPCRVEELINVMQKEKDCFVKNVSDATRHWAAVAGAIAATENKDCLDLFIQLDGLSFIQRWLKDAQKFSNDTSDSTVEESIIVLLQALKKLHITAEKSISSGILFTIKGLYENTDHGKSRFGKELSVLLDRWMQEINDKDLLRDAEHIVHYDEENSNLARGAGRSSASGASVSRELSSDGKQTAEPVGDKILSSGSSDALHLDKIEDSKVQSPRNELNSHSFSGNSVVRDRSPDLATNCAVMLAPIEDVLKKDETSLCSVGGGTSVSVASAAREGSDNEQLAGLKKSNESPELENHVNKIDGSSGRSCVTEKSDNSSHSPMQDPGSVLEGFDAANGEESAKEAPAQQDNDGLDNAGARQRSSSLDSERVSTLDSASGISDKKTNYASMTVFKPAGLDTDRYRSTLRDLSMNGSLIGKFEERGASFSRMEDFGQVKGDRQRRRKEDDGGITNSVFSKPKLNPKTSNIIDNRSDMELEYGIVDALEVARQVAQEVEREVVEYREPSCSSSSDKVSDGGIRQLGKPDSVSEKQDLPADLQGREVQSAKSHVAESYSDAETCLTHPDNLDTQPENLNEMESSMVTEAARGAEASTEKGFCEFDLNQDVFNDDAEQLATPVSLPVSVISVSRPAASSGLPITPLQFEGALGWRGSAATSAFRPASPRKVPDSDRTLSSGGNSDSSKQRQDFLDIDLNVAETGEETRKQIGSSFPQSGEFLVESGPRRSGGLKLDLNCVGDDVDAPASDLRLEGLFNNQNSYSASPACSSSSMQPLVRNIDLNDRPYVQGDAPDQGPGKYSQNATAYGRPNSDASVISIMGTRVEVGRKDFPFHASSLPNGRTVEPTGMGATLARTGDILGMNSAVSFHQTPFIGYNGLTPGPTISFSTMYEPSGSMPYMVDSRGTAVMPQYMGPMSAVPPSSYSHPPFIMGMADAQLTPNGVVAHSRPKFDLNSGLSDSGGLKQLLFPGHLRSVEEQLRQPSSSGVGSKRKEPDGPDGGWEGYLLSYKHQQPPWKQ